The following proteins are co-located in the Trichormus variabilis 0441 genome:
- a CDS encoding WD40 repeat domain-containing protein, translating to MEPGLRLLIQLVLEFAPVFVNIIHKRSEESLTTARYQVPNLIQGCIETINNINDIDTSNKSLEQEKLWQQQLVAYQRETQAQIANQHRETALKLPEVNKILDSWPLRLYPSQILESHHSYGRKPLKVFIAPPKIQFDKFDNQAETYSEVELMLAEGLREFINKNYSLHNPTRPIEFLAGAWDSKRFHSESSIKALFGILKTEPILILESENDGDYLNFRIAYWGLTQGTYYYKTISRLPYKEIIQNSAKNRALEWKKIRDELLEIGVDVEEINEFGKDNVFNLAILEKAEKWQAQGIDISKLSLQYRINQQDIKQLYQVLITCHCLVTAWVADIYHLGNHDIPPLLPELLPSLLKDAIDIQSLQTIATSYKQVYEALEKERLYWIPELSMQLAQSLSHLPDNSWAQAEVDYSINAWLELRQVSLQHFTSPLEAMQSVIKIEDEEYIQKLRKYFTAIGDRHSLEPVDKLLEAIATLKYKRSLEYPDLTKTITGHSGKVTSVDISLDGEVLVSGCTDQTVNIWNLQTGKLIRTLTGDLGEVSSVAISPDGNFLAVGSGIHPKSNVKIWHLKTGKLLHTLLGHQKPVNVVVISPDGQILASGSNKIKIWNLQKGDRICTLWHSSAVHAVAISPDSTILASGSSDNKIRLWNPRTGDPLRTLNSHDNEVKAIAISRDGQFLFSGSADTTIKIWHLLTGQILHTLTGHSGDIKSLTTSPDGQFLVSSSTDTTIKIWRISTGELLHTLTGHSASVNSVAISPDGTILASGSADQTIKIWQIDKI from the coding sequence ATGGAACCAGGGTTAAGATTACTAATTCAACTAGTACTAGAGTTTGCTCCTGTGTTTGTAAATATCATCCACAAGAGAAGCGAGGAAAGTCTAACCACAGCTAGATACCAAGTCCCCAATTTAATTCAGGGATGTATCGAGACTATCAATAATATCAATGATATTGATACTTCAAATAAGAGCCTTGAACAAGAAAAACTTTGGCAGCAGCAATTGGTGGCTTATCAACGGGAAACACAAGCCCAAATTGCCAATCAACACAGAGAGACAGCGTTAAAGCTACCAGAAGTTAACAAAATTCTTGATAGTTGGCCTTTAAGGTTATATCCGTCACAAATTTTAGAATCCCATCATAGTTATGGACGTAAACCTCTCAAAGTTTTTATTGCACCTCCAAAAATCCAGTTTGATAAATTTGATAATCAAGCAGAGACTTATTCGGAAGTTGAGCTAATGTTGGCGGAGGGTTTACGAGAGTTCATCAACAAAAATTACTCTCTCCACAACCCCACTAGACCTATAGAATTTTTAGCTGGAGCTTGGGATAGTAAAAGATTTCATAGTGAATCAAGTATCAAAGCTTTATTTGGAATCTTAAAAACAGAGCCAATATTAATTTTAGAGTCGGAAAATGATGGAGATTATTTAAATTTTCGCATTGCCTATTGGGGTTTGACTCAGGGAACCTACTATTACAAAACAATTTCTCGCTTACCTTATAAAGAAATTATTCAGAATTCGGCAAAAAATCGGGCTTTAGAGTGGAAGAAAATTAGAGATGAACTACTAGAAATAGGCGTAGATGTAGAAGAAATTAATGAATTCGGAAAAGATAATGTTTTTAATTTAGCAATTTTAGAGAAAGCAGAAAAATGGCAAGCACAGGGTATTGATATTAGTAAATTATCGTTACAGTATCGAATCAATCAACAAGATATTAAGCAACTTTACCAAGTATTAATCACTTGTCATTGTCTAGTTACGGCCTGGGTAGCGGATATCTATCATCTGGGGAATCATGATATACCACCTCTACTACCAGAACTGTTACCAAGTTTGCTCAAAGATGCGATTGATATACAATCCCTGCAAACAATTGCCACAAGTTACAAGCAAGTTTACGAAGCTTTAGAAAAAGAACGACTTTATTGGATACCAGAATTATCTATGCAGTTAGCGCAGAGTTTATCCCATTTACCGGATAATTCTTGGGCGCAAGCAGAAGTTGACTACTCCATCAACGCATGGTTAGAACTGCGTCAAGTTTCATTACAGCACTTTACCAGTCCCTTGGAAGCGATGCAGTCAGTCATCAAGATAGAAGACGAAGAATATATCCAAAAGCTCAGAAAATATTTCACAGCCATAGGCGATCGCCACAGTTTAGAACCTGTAGATAAACTGCTAGAAGCGATCGCCACCCTCAAATACAAACGTAGCCTAGAATACCCAGACCTAACCAAAACAATCACAGGACATTCAGGTAAAGTCACATCTGTGGATATCAGTCTCGATGGCGAAGTTTTGGTTAGCGGCTGTACAGATCAAACAGTTAATATCTGGAATTTGCAAACGGGTAAACTCATCCGCACCCTAACAGGTGATTTAGGAGAAGTTTCCTCCGTAGCCATCAGCCCCGACGGTAATTTTCTCGCAGTGGGTAGCGGTATACATCCGAAAAGTAATGTCAAAATCTGGCATTTAAAAACAGGTAAACTACTCCATACCCTCTTAGGACATCAAAAACCGGTAAACGTAGTAGTTATCAGCCCAGATGGGCAAATTTTAGCTAGTGGTAGTAATAAAATTAAAATTTGGAATCTGCAAAAAGGCGATCGCATTTGCACTCTTTGGCATTCCTCAGCCGTTCACGCCGTAGCAATTAGCCCTGATAGTACAATCCTCGCCAGTGGTAGTTCCGACAACAAAATCAGGTTGTGGAACCCCCGCACAGGCGACCCTTTACGTACCCTCAACAGCCATGATAACGAAGTAAAAGCGATCGCCATCAGTCGAGACGGACAATTTTTATTTAGTGGTAGCGCCGACACCACCATCAAAATTTGGCATTTATTAACAGGTCAAATTCTGCATACTTTAACTGGACACTCAGGCGATATTAAATCCCTCACAACCAGTCCAGATGGACAATTTCTTGTTAGCAGTAGCACCGACACCACCATCAAAATTTGGCGCATTTCCACAGGCGAATTACTACACACCCTCACCGGACATTCAGCATCAGTCAATTCTGTAGCCATCAGTCCCGATGGTACAATCCTCGCCAGTGGTAGCGCTGATCAAACCATCAAAATTTGGCAGATAGATAAAATTTAA
- a CDS encoding aromatic ring-hydroxylating oxygenase subunit alpha, whose protein sequence is MDANSPHIKATHKPKIFNNSERFIEGWYWVIPSDNLGINEVKSITLLGRKLVIYRGQDYQVTICDAYCPHMGAHLGEGTVEGNELRCAFHHWKFNADGICVEIPCLDEPLSLKLKTWPTVEKYGIIWIWTGEIPRESVPFVPELEFQDYEAVLGSSFVINCHPHLIMLNAIDTQYFQGVQVLDIGFEKQELNQNAIIFSKYKRQYHDLPFKKVFRPLYKNPIYSICYWYGSTVTLTVGTDLRRCYLMLALRLIAGEQVEVQTIFFTKQRKGLLGWLFNRLMLWLSNSLVQELIRDERNILQNMQFNLKNPIKVDQSIVQLINHVEMQKPLMWKTWLLARSPETEVKETQTKWRDELTND, encoded by the coding sequence ATGGATGCAAACTCTCCGCATATCAAGGCTACTCATAAACCGAAAATTTTTAATAATTCAGAACGTTTTATTGAGGGATGGTATTGGGTAATACCATCTGATAATTTAGGAATAAATGAAGTAAAATCTATCACTCTCTTAGGTAGGAAACTAGTAATTTATCGCGGACAAGATTACCAAGTAACTATTTGTGATGCCTATTGTCCACATATGGGCGCTCACTTGGGAGAAGGTACTGTTGAAGGTAATGAATTACGCTGTGCTTTCCATCACTGGAAATTTAATGCTGATGGAATATGTGTGGAGATTCCGTGTTTAGATGAACCTCTGTCCCTCAAGTTAAAAACTTGGCCGACGGTGGAGAAGTACGGAATAATATGGATTTGGACTGGAGAAATACCACGAGAATCTGTACCATTCGTTCCAGAGTTAGAGTTTCAGGATTACGAGGCTGTTCTCGGTTCTAGTTTTGTGATAAATTGCCATCCTCATCTAATTATGTTGAATGCTATTGATACTCAATATTTTCAAGGAGTCCAGGTTTTAGATATTGGCTTTGAAAAACAGGAATTAAATCAAAATGCCATTATTTTTAGTAAATATAAACGACAATATCATGATTTGCCGTTTAAAAAAGTCTTTCGTCCTTTATACAAAAATCCTATTTATAGTATTTGCTATTGGTATGGTAGTACAGTCACTTTAACCGTAGGAACAGACTTACGCCGTTGCTATCTGATGTTAGCTTTGCGGTTAATTGCAGGGGAACAGGTAGAAGTACAAACTATATTTTTTACTAAGCAACGTAAAGGTCTTTTGGGTTGGTTATTTAACCGTTTGATGTTATGGCTGAGTAATTCTTTGGTGCAGGAATTAATCAGGGATGAGAGAAACATTTTACAGAATATGCAGTTTAATTTAAAAAATCCCATCAAAGTAGATCAATCGATTGTGCAATTAATCAATCATGTGGAAATGCAAAAACCTTTGATGTGGAAGACTTGGCTGTTAGCGCGATCGCCTGAGACAGAGGTAAAGGAAACTCAGACTAAATGGCGAGATGAATTGACTAACGATTAA
- the rd gene encoding rubredoxin has product MVTHVCTVCGYEYDPEVGDPDSGIAAATPFEEIPEDWVCPVCGATKDLFEPADL; this is encoded by the coding sequence ATGGTAACTCATGTATGTACTGTGTGCGGCTACGAGTATGATCCAGAAGTTGGTGATCCAGATAGCGGTATAGCTGCGGCTACCCCCTTTGAGGAGATCCCAGAAGATTGGGTGTGTCCGGTTTGCGGTGCGACAAAAGATTTATTTGAACCAGCAGATTTGTAA
- a CDS encoding NAD(P)/FAD-dependent oxidoreductase produces MLPSKIVVVGGGAAGFFGAIACARVNPQAEVTLIEASRQTLAKVSVSGGGRCNVTHACFDAHELVQYYPRGGKALRGAFARFQAKDTVDWFATQGVRLKTEADGRMFPITDSSETIVDCLMNAATAAGVEILTGVAVASIKQSQGNQFEIFCRSGKIINCDRLLLATGSSRVGYQIAQELGHHIESPVPSLFTFNISEAKLRALAGISVNPARLRLCADGASPLEQTGPLLITHWGLSGPAVLKLSAWGARLLHDKRYQATLLVNWLPDFSQEQVRQNILAIKNEWGKRAIALHRGVDLPHRLWQYIIARVGITTDERWAGLSNKTLNLLVQELTQGQYLISGKGVFKEEFVTCGGVNLKEINFKTMESKLVPNLYFAGEILDIDGVTGGFNFQSAWTTGYLAGTAMGEHSAD; encoded by the coding sequence TTGCTACCTTCAAAAATTGTAGTTGTTGGCGGCGGTGCCGCAGGATTCTTTGGTGCGATCGCTTGTGCTAGAGTCAACCCCCAAGCAGAAGTTACGTTAATTGAAGCCAGTCGTCAAACACTGGCGAAAGTCAGTGTTTCTGGCGGTGGGCGTTGTAATGTGACTCACGCTTGTTTTGATGCACATGAGTTAGTGCAGTATTACCCTAGAGGCGGTAAAGCTTTGCGGGGAGCTTTCGCACGCTTTCAGGCTAAAGATACGGTAGATTGGTTTGCAACCCAAGGTGTGCGGTTAAAAACTGAAGCAGATGGGCGGATGTTCCCCATCACAGATAGTTCGGAAACGATTGTAGATTGTTTGATGAACGCAGCCACAGCCGCAGGGGTGGAAATATTAACAGGAGTGGCTGTTGCATCAATTAAACAGTCACAAGGGAATCAGTTTGAGATTTTTTGCAGGTCGGGGAAGATCATCAACTGCGATCGCCTATTATTAGCTACGGGTAGCAGTCGTGTCGGCTATCAAATAGCCCAAGAATTGGGACATCATATTGAATCACCAGTCCCATCACTATTTACCTTTAATATTTCTGAAGCTAAATTGCGGGCGTTAGCAGGTATTAGCGTTAACCCGGCGCGGTTGCGGTTATGTGCTGATGGTGCATCACCACTGGAACAAACCGGCCCTTTGTTAATAACTCATTGGGGCTTAAGTGGCCCGGCTGTCCTCAAGCTTTCCGCTTGGGGTGCAAGATTGCTACACGACAAACGTTATCAAGCAACCTTGTTAGTTAATTGGTTGCCAGATTTTTCTCAAGAACAAGTACGGCAAAATATCCTAGCAATAAAAAATGAATGGGGAAAGCGGGCGATCGCTTTACATCGTGGCGTTGATTTACCGCACCGTCTTTGGCAATATATCATTGCTCGTGTCGGCATTACCACAGATGAGCGTTGGGCAGGATTATCCAATAAAACCCTCAATCTGCTAGTTCAAGAACTCACTCAAGGGCAATATTTAATTAGTGGTAAAGGAGTCTTTAAAGAAGAATTTGTCACCTGTGGTGGTGTGAATCTGAAGGAAATTAATTTTAAAACAATGGAAAGTAAACTTGTGCCAAATCTCTACTTTGCTGGAGAGATTTTGGATATTGATGGTGTTACTGGTGGATTTAATTTTCAAAGTGCTTGGACAACAGGTTACTTGGCAGGAACAGCTATGGGGGAACATAGTGCTGATTAG
- a CDS encoding tellurite resistance TerB family protein — translation MTSYDQVFNSKKTIEESLSPEEAVAAIAVVTAIADSNIEEIDAESIAGILWEFEVFAEYSEDEIIETVDELIAIAEDEGVGALFNAASQALTDELVWDGFAAGVIMLLDEEQLVVPQEKQAYLKKLQVALKLEEDEAQEIIQEVTAAFQEVENEGYLDDEDDIFTVENYSDEVYESPLGNFTVPIPVDAEQGGKIQSQEGVVGFSDDFGTLLRIDYYPIPPEQLEELDSTEKQEYLRSIMVEKYVPQAILNNLPNAEIKHTEYQEHETLGYYYALVDMPNGSTISQAENNGTVTRLNAYRGLISFIKDDFLYIVSNQRSFFNEDTPTSIEEEAKNIKENILGFVETIEFT, via the coding sequence ATGACTAGTTACGATCAGGTCTTTAACTCAAAAAAGACCATAGAAGAATCACTCAGCCCGGAAGAAGCAGTTGCTGCGATCGCAGTCGTTACCGCCATTGCCGATTCTAATATTGAAGAGATAGACGCAGAAAGTATAGCGGGCATACTTTGGGAATTTGAGGTTTTCGCTGAATATTCAGAAGATGAAATCATTGAAACGGTTGATGAACTCATCGCCATTGCCGAAGATGAGGGAGTCGGGGCTTTATTTAATGCAGCAAGTCAAGCCCTCACCGATGAGTTGGTCTGGGATGGGTTTGCAGCCGGGGTCATTATGCTCCTAGACGAAGAACAACTAGTAGTTCCTCAAGAGAAACAGGCTTATCTGAAAAAGCTTCAGGTAGCATTAAAACTGGAAGAGGACGAAGCCCAAGAAATCATCCAAGAGGTAACAGCAGCTTTCCAAGAAGTAGAAAATGAAGGTTACCTAGACGACGAAGACGATATTTTTACAGTAGAAAACTACTCTGATGAGGTATACGAATCACCCTTGGGTAACTTCACTGTACCCATTCCCGTTGATGCTGAACAAGGGGGGAAAATTCAAAGTCAAGAAGGCGTAGTTGGTTTCTCAGATGACTTCGGCACTTTATTAAGAATTGATTACTATCCCATACCTCCAGAACAATTAGAGGAACTTGACTCTACGGAAAAACAAGAATATCTCCGCTCAATCATGGTTGAAAAGTATGTACCACAGGCAATTCTGAATAATCTACCCAACGCGGAAATTAAGCATACAGAATATCAAGAGCATGAGACACTAGGCTATTATTATGCCCTGGTAGATATGCCTAATGGCTCAACAATTTCCCAAGCAGAGAACAACGGTACTGTTACTAGATTGAACGCTTATCGAGGTTTGATTTCCTTTATTAAAGATGATTTTTTGTATATAGTTAGCAACCAGCGTAGCTTTTTTAATGAAGATACTCCTACCTCTATTGAAGAAGAAGCTAAGAACATTAAAGAAAACATTTTAGGGTTTGTAGAAACTATAGAGTTTACCTAG
- a CDS encoding 6-carboxytetrahydropterin synthase, translating to MQCIVNRRAQFSASHRYWLPELSEAENIEKFGACSRFPGHGHNYVIFISLAGELDEYGMVLNLSDVKQVIKREVTSQLDFSYLNDVWAEFGQTLPTTENIARVIWQRLAPHLPLVRVQLFEHPELWADYQGNGMEAYLTISTHFSAAHRLAHPNLSQEDNTEIYGKCARPHGHGHNYHLEVTVKGEIDPRTGMIIDLGALNQAIEDYVVEPFDHTFLNKDIPYFAEVVPTAENIALYISNLLRSPVQELGAKLYKVKLIESPNNSCEIYSTDSESNTVNTAKPEPILARI from the coding sequence ATGCAATGTATTGTAAATCGCCGCGCTCAGTTTTCGGCTAGCCATCGCTATTGGTTGCCAGAACTGAGTGAAGCCGAGAATATTGAAAAATTTGGTGCTTGCTCTCGATTTCCTGGGCATGGACACAACTACGTCATATTTATCTCTCTGGCTGGAGAACTAGATGAATATGGTATGGTGTTGAACTTGTCTGATGTGAAGCAAGTAATCAAGCGGGAAGTTACCAGCCAACTGGACTTTTCCTATCTCAACGATGTCTGGGCAGAATTTGGGCAAACTTTGCCAACTACAGAAAATATCGCACGGGTTATCTGGCAGCGACTAGCCCCTCACTTGCCTTTAGTCCGTGTGCAGTTGTTTGAACATCCTGAACTTTGGGCAGATTATCAAGGAAACGGAATGGAAGCTTACCTCACTATCAGTACTCATTTTAGCGCCGCCCATCGGCTGGCTCATCCCAATCTTAGCCAAGAGGACAACACAGAAATTTATGGTAAATGTGCGCGTCCCCACGGTCACGGACACAACTATCATTTAGAAGTGACAGTCAAAGGCGAGATTGATCCACGCACCGGTATGATTATCGATTTAGGTGCTTTGAATCAGGCGATTGAAGATTATGTTGTGGAACCATTTGACCACACATTTTTGAATAAAGATATTCCTTACTTTGCTGAGGTTGTGCCAACGGCTGAGAATATCGCTCTATACATTAGTAACTTACTGCGATCGCCCGTCCAGGAATTAGGAGCTAAACTTTACAAAGTTAAGCTGATCGAGAGTCCCAATAACTCCTGTGAGATATACAGCACAGATTCAGAATCGAATACTGTCAACACAGCAAAACCAGAACCAATTTTAGCGCGGATCTAA
- a CDS encoding type II toxin-antitoxin system VapC family toxin, with protein sequence MEGLPSVAEHLRSLGQVQLATSVIVAGELRFMAHNSHQKAANLIKINAFLRRINLYGIDKETTEIYGDFKSEIIKQFGPKEKSQRKTTKLTSIGISENDLWIAATALRHSLIIVSSDSDFVRMRQVRELALENWV encoded by the coding sequence ATGGAAGGCCTGCCTAGTGTAGCCGAACATTTGCGATCGCTTGGTCAAGTTCAACTAGCAACCAGCGTGATAGTTGCTGGTGAGCTAAGGTTTATGGCGCACAACTCCCATCAAAAGGCTGCTAATTTAATTAAAATCAATGCGTTCCTGCGCCGGATTAATTTATACGGAATCGATAAAGAGACTACAGAAATTTACGGTGATTTTAAATCAGAAATTATCAAGCAATTTGGCCCAAAAGAAAAAAGTCAACGCAAAACAACTAAATTAACTAGCATTGGTATCAGTGAAAACGACCTCTGGATAGCCGCAACCGCTTTACGCCACTCATTAATTATCGTGTCGTCTGATAGTGATTTTGTAAGAATGCGGCAAGTAAGAGAATTAGCTTTAGAAAACTGGGTTTAG
- a CDS encoding DUF2281 domain-containing protein, which yields MSIKEQITQELETLPEPLLKEVLDFVQFVQAKHKNIKPVIAEHTLTGSTAQDLLAFVGSWEGSDMKECLQLVHESRMPLEF from the coding sequence ATGTCAATTAAAGAACAGATTACTCAAGAACTAGAAACCTTGCCTGAACCGCTATTAAAAGAAGTTTTAGACTTTGTTCAGTTTGTACAAGCCAAACATAAAAACATCAAACCCGTTATAGCCGAACATACTTTAACAGGTTCCACTGCTCAAGATTTATTGGCATTTGTGGGAAGTTGGGAAGGTTCAGACATGAAAGAATGTTTACAACTGGTGCATGAAAGCCGTATGCCACTTGAATTTTAA
- a CDS encoding J domain-containing protein, with product MVDSKKDLNHYEILKVSPKASQAEIKQAYRRLVKLFHPDSNQDTADKEQIIRINAAYEILGDNQSRLNYDEELRDKSQKFKGDRLQRTTSAQKEYQVKRKSGKDADEQVEEWLRLVYQPVNRLLSTILSSLEEQIEELAADPFDDELLDEFQEYLQTCKDDFKQAQTIFRSRPNPPSMARAAAHLYYSLNQVADGLEELAYFPLNYDDRYLHTGQELFRIATRLHYEAQASVSSH from the coding sequence ATGGTCGATTCTAAGAAAGATTTAAATCACTACGAAATTCTCAAGGTCAGCCCTAAAGCCAGCCAAGCGGAGATCAAGCAAGCTTATCGCCGCTTGGTAAAATTATTTCACCCGGATAGTAACCAGGACACAGCAGATAAAGAGCAGATTATCCGAATTAACGCAGCTTATGAAATTTTAGGCGACAATCAAAGTCGCCTCAATTATGATGAGGAACTGCGGGATAAATCTCAGAAATTCAAAGGCGATCGCCTACAGCGTACTACATCAGCACAAAAAGAATATCAAGTAAAACGTAAAAGCGGCAAAGATGCTGATGAACAGGTAGAAGAATGGCTACGCTTGGTATATCAACCAGTCAATCGTTTACTTTCTACTATTCTCAGTTCGTTGGAAGAACAGATTGAGGAACTAGCGGCTGATCCCTTTGATGATGAACTATTGGACGAGTTTCAAGAATACCTACAAACTTGTAAAGATGACTTCAAGCAAGCCCAAACTATTTTTCGCTCCCGTCCCAACCCTCCTAGTATGGCGAGAGCCGCCGCGCACCTTTACTACAGCCTCAATCAAGTAGCAGACGGACTAGAAGAATTGGCTTACTTTCCCTTAAACTACGATGATCGCTATTTACATACAGGTCAAGAATTATTCCGCATTGCTACAAGATTGCACTATGAAGCACAAGCATCTGTAAGCAGTCATTAG
- the cysK gene encoding cysteine synthase A, which translates to MRVARNITELVGRTPLVQLNRIPQEEGCVAQILVKMESMNPSSSVKDRIGVSMINAAEQEGLIAPGKTVLVEPTSGNTGIALAMAAAAKGYRLILTMPETMSGERRAMLRAYGAELELTPGMEGMSGAIRRAQEIVNTTPHAYMLQQFRNPANVKIHRETTAEEIWEDTDGQVDMIVAGVGTGGTITGVAEVLKARKPSFQAIAVEPANSPVLSGGKPGPHKIQGIGAGFVPQVLKTQLIDEVITVTDEEAIAYGRRLAREEGLLSGISSGAALCAAIRVAQRPENAGRLIVLIQPSFGERYLSTPLFQDLETKVTASIS; encoded by the coding sequence ATGCGGGTTGCTCGTAACATTACAGAACTTGTGGGTCGTACACCTTTAGTACAGCTAAATCGCATTCCTCAAGAGGAAGGATGTGTAGCTCAGATTCTTGTGAAGATGGAAAGCATGAATCCATCATCATCTGTGAAAGACCGAATTGGGGTGAGTATGATTAATGCAGCTGAACAGGAGGGGTTGATTGCTCCTGGGAAGACTGTATTAGTCGAACCCACATCGGGAAATACGGGGATTGCTTTAGCAATGGCAGCAGCAGCCAAGGGTTATCGCTTAATTTTAACGATGCCAGAAACCATGAGTGGTGAGCGTCGGGCTATGTTGCGGGCTTATGGAGCGGAGCTAGAATTGACACCAGGAATGGAAGGAATGAGTGGAGCAATTCGCCGCGCCCAGGAGATAGTGAATACTACCCCTCACGCTTATATGTTGCAGCAGTTCCGTAATCCAGCGAACGTGAAAATACATCGGGAGACTACCGCCGAGGAAATCTGGGAAGATACCGATGGTCAGGTAGATATGATTGTCGCAGGGGTGGGTACAGGTGGTACGATCACAGGTGTAGCGGAAGTACTGAAAGCCCGTAAACCAAGTTTTCAGGCGATCGCAGTTGAGCCTGCCAATAGTCCAGTTTTATCTGGAGGTAAACCAGGCCCCCATAAAATTCAGGGAATTGGTGCGGGATTCGTTCCCCAAGTCCTAAAAACACAATTGATTGATGAAGTGATTACGGTCACAGATGAAGAAGCGATCGCTTATGGTCGGCGTTTAGCTAGAGAAGAAGGGCTATTATCTGGGATTTCCAGTGGTGCTGCTTTGTGTGCTGCCATTCGCGTAGCTCAACGTCCAGAAAACGCAGGACGCTTAATTGTATTGATTCAGCCTAGTTTTGGAGAAAGGTATCTGAGTACACCATTGTTCCAAGACCTAGAAACGAAGGTAACAGCTAGCATTAGCTAA
- a CDS encoding RrF2 family transcriptional regulator, giving the protein MELSCKSEYAILALLEMATHYDSGEPMQIRQIAAQQSIPDRYLEQLLATLRRGGILRSQRGSRGGYFLAREPRKISIFEILECLEGLEVKTSEENLKSQTLDGSVIEEIWQEARQAANSVLKKYSLQDLCEKRDSRRQLDVMYYI; this is encoded by the coding sequence GTGGAACTATCGTGTAAATCAGAATACGCAATTCTTGCCTTACTAGAAATGGCAACTCATTACGACAGTGGCGAACCGATGCAAATTAGGCAAATCGCCGCTCAACAAAGCATACCCGATCGCTATCTAGAACAACTATTAGCGACATTAAGACGCGGGGGTATACTCAGAAGCCAACGTGGGTCAAGAGGTGGCTATTTTTTAGCCCGCGAACCCAGAAAAATTAGCATATTCGAGATATTGGAATGTTTGGAAGGGTTAGAGGTGAAGACTAGTGAAGAAAATCTCAAGTCTCAAACCTTAGATGGTTCTGTTATAGAAGAAATTTGGCAAGAAGCGCGTCAGGCGGCAAATTCCGTTTTGAAAAAATATAGCCTACAGGATCTTTGTGAAAAAAGAGATTCTCGAAGGCAGTTGGATGTGATGTATTACATTTAG